The window CTATGATCTTGGGAAGAGTTGGGTTGAAGAGAAATACGGTAACTTATTCGTAATGTACGAAAAAATTACAGCTGATGATCCTTACAAAACTCCAATGAAAATCTATCCTGCAGTTCACTACACAATGGGTGGTGTATGGGTTGATTATAACCTTCAGTCTACCATTCCGGGGTGTTTCGTAATCGGTGAAGCTAACTTCTCAGATCACGGAGCGAACAGATTGGGAGCATCTGCCTTGATGCAGGGACTTGCTGATGGATATTTTGTACTTCCTTATACGATCGCAGATTATCTTTCTGCAGATATCAGAACAGGAACTATTCCTACCAATTCAGCAGCGTTTGATGAAGCTGAAAAAGGAATTAAAGATAAAGTTGATTTCTTCATTAATAATAAAGGAACTCATTCAGTAGACCACTTCCACAAGAAACTTGGACACATTATGTGGAATAAAGTAGGAATGGGAAGAACTCCTGAAGGATTAAAAGAAGCAATCAAAGAAATCGAAGAAGTAAGAAACGATTTCTGGAAAAATGTAAAAGTTCCTGGAGAGGGAGATGGAATGAACACTGAGCTTGAAAAAGCATTCAGAGTGGCAGACTTCCTTGAATTAGGACAATTAATGGCTATCGATGCACTTAACAGAGAAGAGTCTTGTGGTGGACACTTCCGTTGGGACCACGCAACTCCGGATGGAGAAGCGGAAAGAGACGACGTAAACTTCAAATACGTTGGAGCTTGGGAATATCAGGGACCGGATATCAACGCGGAAGTGTTGCATAAAGAAGAACTGATCTATGACAACATCGAGGTTAAAACTAGAAGTTATAAATAATCTCCAACCTATAAATATAACATTATGAGTGCAAAAAAGGCTTACATCTTACGCTGAAAATTTGGAGACAAAAAAATAGTAAAACTAAAGGTCAGTTTGAGACCTATAAAATATCAGATGTATCTACAGATTCTTCATTTTTGGAGATGTTAGATATTCTGAACGAAAATTTAATTAACGAAGGTAAAGAACCTATCGCTTTCGATCACGACTGTCGTGAAGGAATCTGCGGGATGTGTTCCCTTTACATCAATGGTAGAGCTCATGGTCCTGATACAGGTATTACTACTTGCCAGCTTCACATGAGAATGTTCAAAGATGGAGAGACTATCGTTATTGAACCTTGGAGAAGTGCTGCTTTCCCTGTTATCAAAGATTTGATGGTGGATAGAAGCGCCTTCGACAGAGTAATGGCAGCAGGTGGTTTTATCTCTGTAAATACTTCAGGAAATACGTTGGATGCTAACGCTATTCCTGTTCCTAAAGAAGATGCAGATAAAGCAATGGATGCTGCAGCTTGTATCGGATGTGGAGCTTGTGTGGCTACCTGTAAAAACGGATCGGCAATGCTGTTCGTGGGGGCTAAAGTTTCTCAGTACGCATTACTTCCTCAAGGTAGAGTAGAAGCTAAGAGAAGAGTTCTGAACATGGTGAAGGCTATGGACGAAGAAGGATTCGGAAACTGTTCAAACACTGGAGCTTGCGAAGTTGAGTGTCCTAAAGGTATTTCTCTTGAGAATATCGCAAGAATGAACAGAGAATACATGTCTGCTCTTGTAGATCAAGGATAGAATTGATTCAAATACTTAAAAATCGCTCTCGTTTCGGGGGCGATTTTTTTTTATATACTATTTTAGCTGTTAAAGTTTGTTAACTTATTGCCGGATCTTAGGTTTACTTTGCTGAATAAGTATATATTTGAAGGGCAGTTGAATGACATAAACGCCATGTCCTTTCAGTTGTTTTTTACTGATAAAAAATTGATAGATAAAGTAATTGAAATATCCCTTTTTATCAGTGATGATAAAATTTTTAAAAAAAATTATCCGTGTGAATTAACATGCCTTAAAAAGCGTATTTTTGTGTAATATTAAAAATTGAAATGAAAAAATATCTTTTATTGTTTATCATCGCGATTTTCGTGATGTCTTGTTCAAAAAAAGTAGAAGTAAAAGGAAAAATTACAGGAAGCTCACCATTAGAAAGAATCGAATTTGTAGAAGCTTCCGGAGTAGGAACATTGCCTTTAATTAATATCGGTCTGGATAAAGATGGCAACTTTTCAGGAAGCTTTGAAGCACCTAAAGATGGAATGTATGTTATCAATTATGCCAACAAACAAAACCTGATCTACCTTGAAGGAGGACAAAAAGTAAATATCTCTGGAAATGCAATGACATTCCCGAATGAATATGTGATTACCGGAGATGCTAAAAAGAATAACGACTTCCTTGCCGCTACCCAGAAGTTCTTAGGAGAATATGGCAGCAAAATTGACCTGAGACAGATGATGGCAGGGGATGAAGCAGCGTTCGTGAAAGGGATGCAGAAAGTAGAAGCGGATATCAATAAGAATGTTGATGATCTTGCAGCTAAAAATAACCCTAGTAAAGCCCTTTTAGCTTGGAAGAAAAATGATGTTAAGGTAACGGTTCTTAATCTTCTTGCCAATTATGAAATGTCTCATGGAGCAATGGCTGGAAATCCTTCTTATAAAGCTTCTAAAGCTTTAACAGATTATGAAGCTAAACTGGATAATGATAAAGAGGCTATGGTGAAATCTATTCCACTTTACAGACAGTATCTTCTTGTAAAAATGACTCCTGATTTTCAAAAATATGCAGAAGCAAACAGTAAAAATAAAACTGGAATTACTACTTCAGAAATGTTTGCTAAATATTTAAGTACTAAAAAAGATCTTTCTCAAACAGCGAAGGACTATCTTTTAGCATTTGTAATGGCTCAGGCAGACATTCACCCTACCTCTCCAACAGCTAATATTGATAAGATTAAAAAACTTATTGATACTGATATCAAAGACGCTACTATTAAAAGTGACCTGTTGAAAATGCAGATGGCTATTACAGGTATTAAGATTGGTGAAGTTGCTCCGGAAGCAGCTTTGGTAAAGCAGGATGGAAAAGCGTATAAGCTTTCTGAAAATAAAGGAAAGCCATATATGTTATTCTTCTATGCTTCATGGAATCCTTATATCAGCGAAGCTACAGTACCGGTGTTAAAAGAAGTTGTTAATTTCTACAAATCTAAAATGAACTTTGTTTTTGTAAATGTGGATGATACAAAAGATCAGTTTATCAAAACCAGCAATTCATTATTAAAAGGAATTCAGGGAGTAAATGTATACGGAGAAAAAGGAATGGAGTCTGATATTGCTAAAAAATATGGAGTATACGGATTTAAACTACCTTGCTTTGTAATCATTGATAAAGATGGAAAGATTGCCAGCAGATCATATGTAAACCTTGGTGAGCAGGAGTTAGTCACTATTTTGGATAAACTAACAGGACTTTCAGCTCCAAAAGTAGATCCAAATGCACAAATGCAGCAGCAATTGCAGATTGATCCTACTGCACCGCAGGCAGGAAACCCTCAGCCAGCACCTACAAAATAATAAACTTTAATATAGATCAGAACCTTATCCTCGGATAAGGTTTTTTTTATTGTATTTTTGCAAGATGAAACTTTCAAAGTTTCGATTAGGAAAAATAGAAAATTTTAGAATGAGCAGAAAGAATAAGAAAAATTTAGTTCTTGAAAATATAAAGCTGTTGACTGCCGGAGCAAAAGGAGTAGCTATTGGAAAAACGGAAGATGGAAAGACTGTATTGGTTTCTGGGGCAATTCCCGGAGATCGTGTTAACGTAAGAGTGAAAAAAGCCAAGTCTAAATATTATGAGGGAGAAGCAGTGGAAGTACTGGAGAAATCTCCTTTCAGAGCAGAACCAAAATGTGTTCATTTTGGAACTTGCGGCGGTTGCAAATGGCAGAATATGAGCTATGAAAAGCAGCTTGATTTTAAACAGGAAGAAGTATATAACAATATCAAAAGAATTGGAGGTATTGAAGAGTTTGAAACCATGCCAATTTTAGGATCAAAAGAGCAGTATTTTTATAGAAATAAAATGGAATTCTCTTTCTCCAATGCAAGATGGCTTACTCAATATGAAATCAGCTCTGAAGAGAACTTTGGAAGCAAAGATGCTTTAGGGTTTCATATTCCTGGGATGTGGAGCAAGATTTTAGACCTTAAAGAATGTTTCCTGCAGGAAGATCCTTCCAATGCCATCAGATTAGCTGTGAAAAAATATGCTGTAGATAATGGTCTGGATTTCTTTGATGTAAGAAACCATGAAGGCTTCCTGAGAACACTGATGATGAGACAAAACTCTAAAGGAGAATGGATGGTATTGTTCCAGTTGTTTAGAGAAGAAAAAGAAAACAGAGAAAAGCTTTTTGCTTTCATATTAGAGAAGTTTCCACAGATCAAAACATTGGTGTACGCCATTAATCCAAAAGCCAATGACTCTATTTATGATCTGGATATCAATGTCTATTTTGGGGAAGGATATTTAATGGAAGAAATGGATGGGCTGAAGTTTAAAATTGGACCAAAATCATTCTTCCAGACCAATTATAAGCAAGCTCTAGAGTTGTACAGAAAAACACTTGAATTTGCAGATTTGAAAGGAGATGAAGTGGTGTACGATTTATATACAGGAACCGGAACCATTGCTCAGTATGTGGCAAGAAATGCAAAACAGGTAATCGGAATAGAATCTGTTCAGGAAGCCATTGATGCAGCCATTGAGCATGCGGAATTGAATGGCCTTACCAACACTACATTCTATTGTGGAGATATGAAAAATGTCTTTAACGATGAATTTATGGAAAACCATCCAAAAGCAGATGTTTTGATTACCGATCCTCCAAGAGACGGAATGCACCAAAAAGTAGTGGAGCAAATATTAAAATTGGCTCCGGAAAAAGTAGTGTATGTAAGTTGTAACTCAGCAACACAGGCTAGAGATCTTGCACTGATGAAAGAAGATTATACCGTAGTGAAAATTTTACCGGTAGATATGTTCCCACAAACTCATCATGTGGAAAATATAGCATTGCTGATTAAAAAATAATTTAATTAAATTTGAGTTTAAATCTTACTATGAAGTATTTTAAATTTCTCATCATGCTCTGCTTGGTTGGAATGTTCTATTCCTGCGGGAGTGATGATGATATCTGTGAAAGCGGTGAAGGAACTCCAAGGATGAAGATCGCCTTCAGATCAGTAGACTCTAATAAAGAGAAGACTGTAGACTCATTATCTGTTGCGGTAGACTATGGCTCAGGAAAAGTAGATTTAGGATGGCAGACTAAAATAGACTCAAGGCTTATTCCTTTAAGGGTAGATGATTCTCCCTATACGGATATTTATTTCAAAACATCTACTAAAAGTAAAGTATCCCAAGTAAGAGTTAAATATACAACACAAGCTACATATGTATCTCCCGGGTGTGGGGCTAAAAAGACATATGATAATGTAAGTGGAGAATTAATAACTTCTGAT of the Chryseobacterium capnotolerans genome contains:
- a CDS encoding DUF6452 family protein, with the protein product MLCLVGMFYSCGSDDDICESGEGTPRMKIAFRSVDSNKEKTVDSLSVAVDYGSGKVDLGWQTKIDSRLIPLRVDDSPYTDIYFKTSTKSKVSQVRVKYTTQATYVSPGCGAKKTYDNVSGELITSDPIQKVENGQNQILNEDKTNLYLVL
- a CDS encoding TlpA family protein disulfide reductase; this encodes MKKYLLLFIIAIFVMSCSKKVEVKGKITGSSPLERIEFVEASGVGTLPLINIGLDKDGNFSGSFEAPKDGMYVINYANKQNLIYLEGGQKVNISGNAMTFPNEYVITGDAKKNNDFLAATQKFLGEYGSKIDLRQMMAGDEAAFVKGMQKVEADINKNVDDLAAKNNPSKALLAWKKNDVKVTVLNLLANYEMSHGAMAGNPSYKASKALTDYEAKLDNDKEAMVKSIPLYRQYLLVKMTPDFQKYAEANSKNKTGITTSEMFAKYLSTKKDLSQTAKDYLLAFVMAQADIHPTSPTANIDKIKKLIDTDIKDATIKSDLLKMQMAITGIKIGEVAPEAALVKQDGKAYKLSENKGKPYMLFFYASWNPYISEATVPVLKEVVNFYKSKMNFVFVNVDDTKDQFIKTSNSLLKGIQGVNVYGEKGMESDIAKKYGVYGFKLPCFVIIDKDGKIASRSYVNLGEQELVTILDKLTGLSAPKVDPNAQMQQQLQIDPTAPQAGNPQPAPTK
- a CDS encoding succinate dehydrogenase/fumarate reductase iron-sulfur subunit, giving the protein MKIWRQKNSKTKGQFETYKISDVSTDSSFLEMLDILNENLINEGKEPIAFDHDCREGICGMCSLYINGRAHGPDTGITTCQLHMRMFKDGETIVIEPWRSAAFPVIKDLMVDRSAFDRVMAAGGFISVNTSGNTLDANAIPVPKEDADKAMDAAACIGCGACVATCKNGSAMLFVGAKVSQYALLPQGRVEAKRRVLNMVKAMDEEGFGNCSNTGACEVECPKGISLENIARMNREYMSALVDQG
- the rlmD gene encoding 23S rRNA (uracil(1939)-C(5))-methyltransferase RlmD, with the translated sequence MSRKNKKNLVLENIKLLTAGAKGVAIGKTEDGKTVLVSGAIPGDRVNVRVKKAKSKYYEGEAVEVLEKSPFRAEPKCVHFGTCGGCKWQNMSYEKQLDFKQEEVYNNIKRIGGIEEFETMPILGSKEQYFYRNKMEFSFSNARWLTQYEISSEENFGSKDALGFHIPGMWSKILDLKECFLQEDPSNAIRLAVKKYAVDNGLDFFDVRNHEGFLRTLMMRQNSKGEWMVLFQLFREEKENREKLFAFILEKFPQIKTLVYAINPKANDSIYDLDINVYFGEGYLMEEMDGLKFKIGPKSFFQTNYKQALELYRKTLEFADLKGDEVVYDLYTGTGTIAQYVARNAKQVIGIESVQEAIDAAIEHAELNGLTNTTFYCGDMKNVFNDEFMENHPKADVLITDPPRDGMHQKVVEQILKLAPEKVVYVSCNSATQARDLALMKEDYTVVKILPVDMFPQTHHVENIALLIKK